The following are from one region of the Georgenia sp. M64 genome:
- a CDS encoding DUF4126 domain-containing protein, producing MLELMTGSGMAMAAGLNAYVPLIALGLLSRFSDLLALPAGWSWLESTPALVVLGILLVVEVVADKIPAVDSVNDVIQTAVRPTAGGIVFAAGSASQTQAVPDPSTLLQDWQWVPIVLGVLLALTTHTAKSLSRPVVNTATAGVGAPVASTVEDVSSVGLVLVAVLVPVLVTVLAVVVLVLAILAVRRWLAARSRARHEAPL from the coding sequence GTGCTCGAGCTCATGACCGGGTCCGGGATGGCGATGGCCGCCGGCCTCAACGCCTACGTGCCGCTCATCGCCCTCGGGCTGCTCTCACGCTTCTCCGACCTGCTCGCCCTCCCGGCGGGGTGGTCGTGGCTCGAGTCCACCCCGGCGCTGGTGGTGCTGGGCATCCTTCTCGTCGTCGAGGTCGTCGCCGACAAGATCCCCGCCGTCGACTCGGTGAACGACGTCATCCAGACGGCGGTGCGGCCCACCGCCGGTGGCATCGTCTTCGCGGCGGGCTCCGCGTCGCAGACCCAGGCCGTGCCCGACCCCTCGACCCTGCTGCAGGACTGGCAGTGGGTGCCGATCGTGCTGGGCGTGCTGCTGGCGCTGACGACCCACACCGCGAAGTCCCTGTCCCGCCCGGTGGTCAACACCGCGACTGCCGGTGTCGGCGCGCCGGTCGCCTCCACCGTCGAGGACGTGTCGTCGGTCGGCCTGGTGCTCGTGGCCGTGCTCGTCCCCGTCCTCGTGACGGTGCTGGCGGTCGTGGTCCTCGTCCTGGCGATCCTGGCGGTGCGCCGGTGGCTCGCCGCCCGCTCGCGCGCGAGGCACGAGGCCCCCCTCTAG
- a CDS encoding CDP-alcohol phosphatidyltransferase family protein encodes MSSQAPRERTRTAAPSERVWTVPNAISGVRLLLVPVFAVLIFTGRDVAAIVVLVVAGASDWLDGVIARRFDQTSRVGQLLDPAADRLYIFVTLIGLGWREVVPWWLVIVIAARDVFLAGMIPTLSRHGYGPLPVHLAGKAGTFALMYSFPLLLLAGSPGTLGDVASTVGWASALWGVGLYWFAALLYLEQVVRIVREDRVA; translated from the coding sequence GTGAGCAGCCAGGCCCCCCGGGAGCGGACGCGGACCGCCGCCCCGAGCGAGAGGGTCTGGACCGTGCCCAACGCGATCTCGGGCGTGCGGCTGCTCCTCGTGCCGGTCTTCGCGGTGCTGATCTTCACCGGCCGCGACGTCGCGGCGATCGTCGTCCTCGTCGTCGCCGGAGCCAGCGACTGGCTCGACGGCGTCATCGCCCGCCGGTTCGACCAGACCAGCCGTGTGGGCCAGCTCCTCGACCCCGCCGCGGACCGGCTCTACATCTTCGTCACCCTCATCGGCCTCGGGTGGCGCGAGGTCGTGCCGTGGTGGCTCGTGATCGTCATCGCCGCCCGCGACGTGTTCCTCGCGGGGATGATCCCCACGCTGAGCCGCCACGGGTACGGGCCGCTGCCGGTCCACCTCGCGGGCAAGGCGGGCACCTTCGCCCTCATGTACTCCTTCCCCCTCCTCCTCCTCGCGGGCAGCCCCGGCACGCTCGGTGACGTCGCCAGCACGGTCGGGTGGGCGTCGGCGCTGTGGGGCGTGGGCCTGTACTGGTTCGCGGCGCTGCTCTACCTCGAGCAGGTGGTGCGCATCGTGCGTGAGGACCGGGTCGCGTGA
- a CDS encoding DUF881 domain-containing protein — protein sequence MSLLRELLDDPLDAGYRTAPRSAAPGPGRPLTWRQILVVVAAFVIGAGAVWSARELRAPDGTVTARTVLLDQIVERRAVGDELQAANESRQIEIEELRAAALEGADQELLEQLAVLGVASGMSRVSGPGIVVELTDSEAAQAGEAGSEEERVKDIDLQVLVNGLWAAGAEAIAVDGQRLSSTSAIRAAGQTILVNLAPVASPYTVEVIGDPVELQTRLARTVAGAHLGVLRSSFGIRSEITVAEELVLSAPTLSELRYAEPFGGEATAASEVGAQSPGAPTQGRPGPTDGEGD from the coding sequence ATGTCACTCCTGCGCGAGCTGCTCGACGACCCCCTCGACGCGGGCTACCGCACCGCTCCGCGCAGCGCGGCGCCCGGACCGGGCCGCCCGCTCACGTGGCGCCAGATCCTCGTGGTCGTCGCGGCGTTCGTCATCGGCGCCGGCGCCGTGTGGTCGGCCCGCGAGCTGCGTGCCCCCGACGGCACGGTGACCGCCCGGACCGTGCTGCTCGACCAGATCGTCGAGCGCCGAGCGGTCGGCGACGAGCTGCAGGCCGCCAACGAGAGCCGGCAGATCGAGATCGAGGAGCTGCGCGCCGCGGCGCTCGAGGGCGCCGACCAGGAGCTGCTCGAGCAGCTCGCCGTGCTGGGGGTGGCGTCCGGGATGTCCCGGGTGTCCGGACCGGGGATCGTCGTCGAGCTCACCGACTCCGAGGCGGCGCAGGCGGGCGAGGCCGGTTCGGAGGAGGAACGGGTCAAGGACATCGACCTGCAGGTCCTCGTCAACGGGCTCTGGGCCGCGGGCGCGGAGGCGATCGCCGTCGACGGCCAGCGGCTCAGCTCGACGAGCGCGATCCGCGCGGCGGGGCAGACGATCCTCGTCAACCTCGCACCCGTGGCCTCGCCGTACACGGTGGAGGTCATCGGCGACCCGGTGGAGCTGCAGACCCGGCTCGCGCGCACCGTGGCCGGGGCCCACCTCGGTGTGCTCCGCTCGAGCTTCGGGATCCGCTCGGAGATCACGGTCGCCGAGGAGCTCGTCCTCTCCGCGCCGACCCTGTCGGAGCTGAGGTACGCCGAGCCGTTCGGCGGTGAGGCCACCGCGGCCTCCGAGGTCGGGGCACAATCACCGGGGGCGCCGACGCAGGGACGCCCGGGTCCCACCGATGGAGAGGGAGACTGA
- a CDS encoding small basic family protein: protein MLALIGLVVGVVAGVLMDPTVPLWLQPYLPIALVAALDALFGALRAGLDGIFNDRVFVVSFVFNVLVAGFIVFLGDQLGVGAQLTTAVVVVLGIRIFSNAAAIRRHVFKA, encoded by the coding sequence GTGCTAGCGCTGATCGGACTGGTCGTGGGGGTCGTGGCCGGGGTGCTCATGGACCCCACCGTGCCCCTGTGGCTCCAGCCCTACCTGCCCATCGCGCTCGTCGCCGCCCTCGACGCCCTCTTCGGGGCGCTGCGCGCCGGCCTGGACGGCATCTTCAACGACCGGGTCTTCGTGGTCTCGTTCGTCTTCAACGTGCTCGTGGCCGGGTTCATCGTCTTCCTCGGCGACCAGCTCGGCGTCGGGGCGCAGCTGACGACCGCCGTCGTGGTGGTCCTCGGGATCCGGATCTTCTCCAACGCCGCGGCGATCCGCCGTCACGTCTTCAAGGCATGA
- a CDS encoding DUF881 domain-containing protein: MSTTRHGEDGPDRTAAVRAGSVDGAEPAAGRAGDQASPTRAGERGVRALLVPRWSATHVVGALLCVALGFAVVAQVSQTQDDVLTGMRQDDLVRLLDDLNQRNVELTDEQEELRQDLAELRSSTSSRQAAQEAAEEQARVQGVLAGTLPVRGPGVVLTIRDPEDGVRAQHLVTILEEMRNAGVEAVELSGQRLTASSWILDGGDGIVVDGVALAQPWTWTAIGDPDVVSVALGIPGGALATVRAAGATVVLREVEEVEITAVRTLDEPEFAEPAAPTG; this comes from the coding sequence ATGAGCACGACCAGGCACGGGGAGGACGGCCCGGACCGGACGGCCGCGGTCCGGGCGGGCTCCGTCGACGGCGCCGAGCCGGCGGCCGGCCGTGCCGGTGACCAGGCCTCACCCACGCGGGCGGGGGAGCGCGGCGTCAGGGCGCTGCTGGTGCCCCGGTGGAGCGCGACGCACGTCGTCGGGGCCCTGCTGTGCGTCGCGCTCGGCTTCGCGGTGGTCGCCCAGGTGAGCCAGACCCAGGACGACGTCCTCACGGGGATGCGTCAGGACGACCTCGTCCGGCTGCTCGACGACCTCAACCAGCGCAACGTCGAGCTCACCGACGAGCAGGAGGAGCTGCGCCAGGACCTCGCGGAGCTGCGCTCGAGCACGAGCTCGCGCCAGGCGGCCCAGGAGGCCGCCGAGGAGCAGGCCCGGGTGCAGGGTGTGCTGGCCGGCACCCTGCCGGTGCGCGGGCCCGGGGTGGTGCTGACGATCCGCGACCCCGAGGACGGCGTCCGCGCGCAGCACCTCGTGACGATCCTCGAGGAGATGCGCAACGCCGGCGTGGAGGCCGTGGAGCTCTCCGGGCAGCGGCTGACCGCCAGCAGCTGGATCCTCGACGGCGGGGACGGCATCGTCGTCGACGGCGTCGCCCTCGCGCAGCCCTGGACGTGGACGGCGATCGGGGACCCCGACGTCGTCTCGGTCGCCCTGGGGATCCCCGGTGGCGCGCTCGCCACGGTGCGGGCGGCGGGGGCGACCGTCGTGCTGCGCGAGGTCGAGGAGGTCGAGATCACCGCCGTGCGCACGCTCGACGAGCCCGAGTTCGCCGAACCGGCCGCGCCGACGGGGTGA
- a CDS encoding FHA domain-containing protein, with amino-acid sequence MTSTPEQPGREPADRPDVTTTARFGAVGHEPETELLSRGLNPDDAAAVEALPPASALLIVQRGPNAGARFLLDAERTTAGRHPSSDIFLDDVTVSRKHAEFIAVDGGFVVRDVGSLNGTYVNRERIDTATLRAGDEVQIGKYRLTYHPSPQRGDGADAR; translated from the coding sequence ATGACCAGCACCCCGGAGCAGCCCGGCCGTGAGCCCGCGGACCGCCCGGACGTGACGACGACCGCCCGGTTCGGAGCCGTGGGCCACGAGCCCGAGACCGAGCTGCTGAGCCGCGGGCTCAACCCCGACGACGCCGCGGCGGTCGAGGCGCTCCCGCCGGCCTCCGCGCTGCTCATCGTCCAGCGGGGCCCGAACGCCGGCGCCCGGTTCCTCCTCGACGCCGAGCGCACCACGGCGGGGCGGCACCCGAGCTCGGACATCTTCCTCGACGACGTCACCGTCTCGCGCAAGCACGCCGAGTTCATCGCCGTCGACGGCGGGTTCGTCGTGCGTGACGTCGGCAGCCTCAACGGCACGTACGTCAACCGCGAGCGGATCGACACCGCGACCCTGCGGGCGGGCGACGAGGTCCAGATCGGCAAGTACCGACTCACCTACCACCCCAGCCCCCAGCGCGGCGACGGCGCAGACGCCCGGTGA
- a CDS encoding MerR family transcriptional regulator has protein sequence MSPAAGPAAAAGPRREDHQGAPAGEQTWPQGVSHEATMSIGAVLAVLQPEFPAVTVSKLRFLEEQGLVTPRRTGSGYRKYSRADVERLRYALTAQRDSYLPLRVIRDQLADLDAGRSAEHPSHARVVTRDGELVAPPAGARVGAAEICELTGASEAEVEEMASAGLIIADTRGRFPGRSVQVVQAALSLARHGISPRHLRSVRTAAEREADLIDQVVAPLRAQRSGAARERGAAQAAELAELYATLHAELVRAAVDQLG, from the coding sequence GTGAGCCCGGCCGCAGGACCCGCCGCGGCCGCCGGGCCGCGCCGGGAGGACCACCAGGGTGCGCCGGCGGGGGAGCAGACCTGGCCCCAGGGCGTCTCCCACGAGGCGACGATGAGCATCGGGGCGGTGCTCGCCGTCCTGCAGCCCGAGTTCCCGGCGGTGACGGTCTCCAAGCTCCGCTTCCTCGAGGAGCAGGGGCTGGTGACCCCGCGGCGCACCGGGTCGGGGTACCGCAAGTACTCCCGTGCCGACGTCGAGCGGCTGCGCTACGCCCTGACGGCGCAGCGCGACTCCTACCTGCCGCTGCGGGTCATCCGGGACCAGCTCGCCGACCTCGACGCCGGGCGCAGCGCCGAGCACCCGTCCCACGCCCGGGTCGTCACCCGCGACGGCGAGCTCGTGGCCCCGCCGGCCGGGGCCCGGGTCGGTGCCGCGGAGATCTGCGAGCTCACCGGGGCGAGCGAGGCCGAGGTCGAGGAGATGGCCTCGGCGGGCCTCATCATCGCCGACACCCGGGGCCGGTTCCCGGGACGCTCGGTCCAGGTGGTCCAGGCGGCCCTGTCCCTCGCGCGGCACGGCATCAGCCCCCGCCACCTGCGCTCGGTCCGCACCGCGGCCGAGCGCGAGGCCGACCTCATCGACCAGGTGGTCGCGCCCCTGCGTGCGCAGCGTTCCGGAGCGGCCCGCGAGCGGGGTGCGGCGCAGGCCGCCGAGCTCGCCGAGCTCTACGCCACCCTGCACGCCGAGCTCGTGCGCGCGGCGGTCGACCAGCTCGGCTGA